The Daucus carota subsp. sativus chromosome 2, DH1 v3.0, whole genome shotgun sequence genome includes a window with the following:
- the LOC135150451 gene encoding uncharacterized protein LOC135150451 → MKVFMKAQGVWGAVEQKDPEVTVDERTVQVALAAIYQGLPEDILLTIAEKETAKEAWEAIKTMSVEAERVQEAKVQTLKGEFESLTMKDTENIDDFYPEKFLQIASNIEQFGDMKVMMVEELVGRLKAHEERMKGKSENTSGQLLLTQKWKARAHGGLDGWNGGRDKSKIKCYNCNIFGHYAAE, encoded by the exons ATGAAAGTCTTCATGAAGGCGCAAGGAGTATGGGGTGCAGTCGAACAAAAGGATCCCGAAGTAACCGTGGATGAAAGAACCGTGCAGGTGGCCCTTGCTGCGATATATCAAGGTCTGCCAGAGGATATTTTGTTGACCATTGCTGAGAAAGAAACTGCTAAGGAAGCTTGGGAGGCCATTAAAACGATGTCTGTGGAAGCAGAGCGAGTGCAGGAGGCAAAGGTGCAGACGTTGAAGGGAGAGTTTGAGTCTCTTACTATGAAGGATACAGAGAATATAGATGACTTTT ACCCTGAGAAATTTCTTCAAATAGCCTCAAATATCGAGCAATTTGGAGATATGAAAGTAATGATGGTGGAAGAATTAGTGGGTCGACTCAAGGCTCACGAGGAAAGGATGAAGGGCAAGTCTGAGAATACAAGTGGGCAACTTCTTCTAACTCAAAAATGGAAGGCAAGAGCCCATGGAGGATTAGATGGCTGGAATGGTGGACGTGACAAGAGCAAAATAAAGTGTTATAATTGCAACATCTTTGGACACTATGCTGCAGAATGA